From the genome of Brevundimonas sp. NIBR11:
TACGCCCGGAAGAGGTGCTGCACCACGTCGAGGCGTGGGTCGAGGCGCGCCGCAAGGTGATCATCGCCAACCACAATCTGAACAGCCTCGCCCTGATGCAGAAGGAGCCCCGGCTGGCGCGCTTCTACGCCCGGGCCGATCTGGTCGAGGTCGATTCCACGCCCCTGATCCATTTCGCCAAGCTGCTGGGTCTGCAAGGCAAGGCGTTTCACCGCTGCACCTATCTGGACTGGCGCGATCATTTCTGGAGCCTTGTCGATCGCAAGGGATGGCGCGTCATGTACATCGGCGGCGCCCCCGATGTGGTCGAGCGCGCGCGCGGTCGCCTGGCTTCGGAATATCCGGGAGCGGACATCCGGGCGCGGGACGGGTTCTTCGTCGCCACGCCGGGCTCGCGGGACAACACGGTCGTGGTCAATGAAGTGAAGGCCTTCGATCCGCACATCCTGTTCGTCGGCATGGGCATGCCCCGTCAGGAGCTGTGGATCCTGGACAATCTGGACGCCCTGCCCGACTGCGCCATCTTCTCGGTCGGCGCCGCCTTCGACTACGAGGCGGGCGAGCAGAGGGCCGCGCCGCGCTGGATGGGACGGATGGGGGTCGAGTGGCTGTTCCGCCTGGTCCATGACCCCAAGCGTCTGGCGCGGCGGTATCTGATCGAGCCGTGGAGCCTGAGCCACCTTATCGTGGCCGACCTTTGGACGGCGTTGCGGGCCAAGCGACTAGGGCGCACAGCCTAGACGGCCGCCAGCGGGCCGGTGGTGATCGCCACCCGCCCGGCCCGGCCCGTCGCCTGGATCACCACGCGGGTGTCGCCTTCCAGGCGTACGGCCGAAAGCACATTGGTGGCATAGGCGCCGGTGTCGACGCCGATGCGCCGCGCATCGGAGTGAACGGCTTCGGTCGGCGTATGGCCGTGCACGACCACCTGTTCGAACGGAGCCGGGTGATCGAGGAAGGGCTGGCGGATCCACAGCAGGTCTTCGGGTGACTGCACCGGCAGGGCGACGCCGGGTCGCGCGCCCGCATGACAAAAGAAGTAGTCCCCGATCGAGACCGACAGTTCCTGAGCGGCCAGCAGTTCGCGATGCGAGTCCGGCAGGGCGTCGCCGAGCGCGCGCGAGGCTTCGGCCCAGGCCCGGGCGTCGCCGCGCATCGGCGGCGGCGCGACGCCGTACGACACCAGGGTGTCCCGGCCGCCGTAGTCGCACCACGATGGCCCGACGAGGGGGTCGTGAAGGAAGGCCTCCATCCGCTCCTCGTGGTTGCCTTTGATGAAATGGACCTCCAACGCCGGGTCGGCGGCGAGATTGCAGAGCTGATTCAGGACGCCTTTCGAGTCCAGGCCGCGATCGACGTAGTCGCCGAGAAAGACCACGACCTTGCGTGAGGCCTCGGCCGCATGGAGGTCGGCGCGGATGGCCTGGATCAGCCGGTCGGCGAGATCCGACCGCCCATGGATGTCGCCTACCGCCCAGATGACGCAGTCCGAGGGCGTGCGAGACGTCCTGCGGGCCGGTCGGTTGGGAAAGAAGCGCGAGAGCATGGAATTCACATGCCCGCTCGCCTCACCGCGTTCAAGCTGTGCGAGACCCCAGGGTCAGGGTCGCCGGACGGCCGGCCTGGGCCGAGGACGTCAGCCAGATGTCGAAGGCGCCCGGCTGAACCGTCGGTGCGCCGTCGGCGCCGACGTATTCCAGCATCGCGCGACGAATGGTGAAGGTCACGGTCTGCGTCTCTCCGGCCGCCAGCGCCACCTTGCGGAAGTCGCGCAGACGCCGGCCCGGCTGGGTCAGATCGGCGACGCGGTCGCGGATGTAGAGCTGCACCGTCTCGACCGCATCGCGGTCGCCGCCGTTGGTCACCTCGACCGAGACCTCGACTTCGCCGGTCCAATCCAGGGTCGCTTCGGCGGGCGTCACCTCTCCATAGGCCACCGCGCCGTAGGTCAGGCCGTGGCCGAACGGATAGAGGGCGGTGTTGGTCGTCTCGCGATAGCGGGCGACGTATTCCTGGGACGCCAGGGCGTTGTTGGCCGGACGGCCGGTGACCTTGTGGTCGTAGCTGAAGGGCTGCTGGCCCGAGCGATGCGGGAAGCTGACCGGCAGGCGGCCCGACGGCGAGGCCTTGCCGAAGACGATGTCGGCGACGCCGTTGCCCATCTCTCCGCCCAGGAACCAGGTGACGACGATGGCCTGGGCGTTCTTGACGGCGCCCGACAGCTCCATGGCGCGGCCGTTGCGAAGCAGGACCACGATTGGCTTGCCGGTCGCGGCCACGGCTTCGGCGAGGGCGCGCTGGGGCGCCGGGATGTCGATCTCGGTGCGCGACTGGGCCTCGCCCGACATGCGCGAGCTTTCGCCCAGAGCCAGGACCACGACGTCGGCTGCAAGCGCGGCCTGCACCGCCTCGTCGATCCCGCCCGCCAGCGCCTCCTCGACGCCGGAACCGCGCGAGATACTGAGGTCCTGCGGGTCGGCCATGGCGGCCCGGAAACCGGTCTCCAGCGATACGCGGGTGTTCTCGTCGCCCCAAATGGTCCAGGGGCCGAAAACATTGTCGACGTCGTCGGCAAAGGGCCCGATCAGCGCGATCTTCTGGCCCTCGCTCTTCAGCGGCAGGAGGTCGCCCTCGTTCTTCAGAAGGACGATGGATTTGACGGCGGCCTCACGGGCCAGGTCGCGGTGCTCGCGCGAACCGACGACCAGACGCTCGCGCACCGGATCGCAGCCACGATAGGGATCGTCGAACAGGCCGAGCGCCGCCTTGGTCATCAGGACCCGGCGCACGGCCTGATCCACGCGAGCCATCGGCACGTGTCCCGTCTCGACCAGGTCGGGGATGTGTTCGAGGAACAGGCCTGACACCATGGACATATCCATGCCGGCCAGGAGGGCGATACGGGCGGCGTCCCGACCGTCGGCGGCGAAGCCGTGGGCGATCAGCTCCTGTTCGGCGGTGTAGTCCGAGACGACGAAGCCGGTGAAGCCCCACTCGTCGCGTAGGATGTCGGTCAGCAGATACGGATTGCCGGACGCCGGAACCCCATTGAGGTCGTTGAAGGCCGTCATCACCGACAGGGCGCCCGCGTCGAACGCGGCCTTGAATGGCGGCAGGAAGGTCCCCCGCAGCGTCGCCTCGGACATATCGGTGGAATTGTACTCCATCCCCGCCAGACCGGCGGAATAGGCGGCGAAATGCTTGGGCGTGGCCAGCAGCGCGTCGCGGTCGGCCAGACCCTTGTCGCCTTGGAAGCCTTGGACGCGGGCGATCGCCAGGATCTCGTTCAACAGGACGTCTTCGCCCGCGCCTTCGACGCCGCGACCCCAGCGCTGGTCGCGCGCCACATCGACCATGGGGGCATAGGTCTGGTGGATGCCCGAGGCCGCGCCTTCCAAGGCCGCCGCCCGCGCCGTACGCCGGGCAAGGTCCGGATCGAACGCGGAGGCCTCGGCCAAAGGAACCGGAAAGACCGTCTTCAGGCCATGGATGATGTCGGCGGCAAACAAAAGGGGGATCCCCAGCCGGCTTTCCTCGACCGCGATGGTCTGGATGCGGCGACCCGCCTCGGCGCCCACGCCGTTGAACAGATTGCCGACCGTGCCATCGCGTATCATCTGCGTCACGCGCGCGGGGTCTCCCTGACCGTCCAGCGGGTTCACATTCATGGGCCGGAAGCGGAAGGGATCGCCCAGCAGGTTCAGCTGGCCGGCCTTCTCCTGAATCGTCATGCGGGCGATCAGGGCGTCCACGCGGTCCAGGTCGGCCGCTTCCTTGGCCGCGGCGCCGCGCGGAGCCGCCACCATGGCCGCGCCGAACGTCGCCAGCCCGGCGGCGGCGGCCAGAATGGCGCGGCGATCAGGCG
Proteins encoded in this window:
- a CDS encoding WecB/TagA/CpsF family glycosyltransferase yields the protein MTDSPSLSYRNSLTERRRRARTPFRAARRERERVRLLGQAVDLVRPEEVLHHVEAWVEARRKVIIANHNLNSLALMQKEPRLARFYARADLVEVDSTPLIHFAKLLGLQGKAFHRCTYLDWRDHFWSLVDRKGWRVMYIGGAPDVVERARGRLASEYPGADIRARDGFFVATPGSRDNTVVVNEVKAFDPHILFVGMGMPRQELWILDNLDALPDCAIFSVGAAFDYEAGEQRAAPRWMGRMGVEWLFRLVHDPKRLARRYLIEPWSLSHLIVADLWTALRAKRLGRTA
- a CDS encoding metallophosphoesterase family protein yields the protein MLSRFFPNRPARRTSRTPSDCVIWAVGDIHGRSDLADRLIQAIRADLHAAEASRKVVVFLGDYVDRGLDSKGVLNQLCNLAADPALEVHFIKGNHEERMEAFLHDPLVGPSWCDYGGRDTLVSYGVAPPPMRGDARAWAEASRALGDALPDSHRELLAAQELSVSIGDYFFCHAGARPGVALPVQSPEDLLWIRQPFLDHPAPFEQVVVHGHTPTEAVHSDARRIGVDTGAYATNVLSAVRLEGDTRVVIQATGRAGRVAITTGPLAAV
- a CDS encoding glycoside hydrolase family 3 N-terminal domain-containing protein — encoded protein: MMDTRTPDRRAILAAAAGLATFGAAMVAAPRGAAAKEAADLDRVDALIARMTIQEKAGQLNLLGDPFRFRPMNVNPLDGQGDPARVTQMIRDGTVGNLFNGVGAEAGRRIQTIAVEESRLGIPLLFAADIIHGLKTVFPVPLAEASAFDPDLARRTARAAALEGAASGIHQTYAPMVDVARDQRWGRGVEGAGEDVLLNEILAIARVQGFQGDKGLADRDALLATPKHFAAYSAGLAGMEYNSTDMSEATLRGTFLPPFKAAFDAGALSVMTAFNDLNGVPASGNPYLLTDILRDEWGFTGFVVSDYTAEQELIAHGFAADGRDAARIALLAGMDMSMVSGLFLEHIPDLVETGHVPMARVDQAVRRVLMTKAALGLFDDPYRGCDPVRERLVVGSREHRDLAREAAVKSIVLLKNEGDLLPLKSEGQKIALIGPFADDVDNVFGPWTIWGDENTRVSLETGFRAAMADPQDLSISRGSGVEEALAGGIDEAVQAALAADVVVLALGESSRMSGEAQSRTEIDIPAPQRALAEAVAATGKPIVVLLRNGRAMELSGAVKNAQAIVVTWFLGGEMGNGVADIVFGKASPSGRLPVSFPHRSGQQPFSYDHKVTGRPANNALASQEYVARYRETTNTALYPFGHGLTYGAVAYGEVTPAEATLDWTGEVEVSVEVTNGGDRDAVETVQLYIRDRVADLTQPGRRLRDFRKVALAAGETQTVTFTIRRAMLEYVGADGAPTVQPGAFDIWLTSSAQAGRPATLTLGSRTA